A part of Myxococcus landrumus genomic DNA contains:
- a CDS encoding pyridoxal phosphate-dependent aminotransferase, producing MSDDVTIPAFRSVPRTGVIYVTAEATRRGYRSSDPDWCNLGQGQPETGDLPGAPPRLNTVNIDVADMEYAPVAGLWDVREAIASLYNRLYRRGMPSQYSAENVCLSGGGRAALTRAAASLGSINLGHFLPDYTAYEELLDVFKAFTAIPILLEGERGYAFTHEDLRREVQGRGLSALLFSNPCNPTGKLVHGEEMARWVGVAREQECVLLIDEFYSHYIWTGRPGHLPVESAARYVEDVNRDPVVMFDGFTKNWRYPGWRMTWTVGPKQVIEAVSSAGSFLDGGGSRPLQRAAIPMLQEEPVVAETLAIHTAFREKRDRFHSRLERLGIRTDRAPDGTFYVWGNVSGLPAPLNDGMGFFRAALEHKIITVPGEFFDVNPGKRRARPSRFRSYVRLSFGPSMEVLEKALGRLEAMVLQHSRV from the coding sequence GTGAGCGACGACGTCACGATTCCCGCATTCCGCTCCGTGCCGCGCACGGGCGTCATCTACGTCACCGCCGAGGCCACGCGCCGAGGCTACCGTTCCAGCGACCCCGACTGGTGCAACCTGGGCCAGGGGCAGCCGGAGACGGGAGACCTGCCGGGCGCCCCACCCCGGCTGAACACGGTGAACATCGACGTGGCGGACATGGAGTACGCCCCCGTCGCCGGCCTGTGGGACGTGCGCGAGGCCATCGCCAGTCTCTACAACCGCCTCTACCGCCGGGGCATGCCCAGCCAGTACAGCGCGGAGAACGTGTGTCTGTCGGGAGGAGGACGCGCGGCCCTCACGCGCGCGGCGGCGAGCCTGGGCAGCATCAACCTGGGCCACTTCCTGCCGGACTACACGGCCTACGAGGAGCTGCTGGACGTCTTCAAGGCGTTCACCGCCATCCCCATCCTCCTGGAAGGCGAGCGCGGCTACGCCTTCACCCACGAGGACCTGCGCCGCGAGGTGCAGGGCCGCGGCCTGTCCGCGCTGCTCTTCTCCAACCCGTGCAACCCCACCGGCAAGCTGGTGCACGGCGAGGAGATGGCGCGCTGGGTGGGCGTCGCGCGCGAGCAGGAGTGCGTGCTGCTCATCGACGAGTTCTATTCGCACTACATCTGGACGGGCCGCCCCGGGCACCTGCCCGTCGAGAGCGCCGCGCGCTACGTCGAGGACGTGAACCGCGACCCCGTGGTCATGTTCGACGGCTTCACCAAGAACTGGCGCTACCCGGGTTGGCGCATGACGTGGACGGTGGGGCCCAAGCAGGTGATTGAGGCCGTCTCCAGCGCGGGCAGCTTCCTGGACGGCGGTGGCAGCCGGCCCTTGCAGCGCGCGGCCATTCCGATGCTCCAGGAGGAGCCGGTGGTGGCGGAGACGTTGGCCATCCACACCGCGTTCCGCGAGAAGCGAGACCGCTTCCACTCGCGGCTGGAGCGGCTGGGCATCCGCACGGACCGGGCGCCGGATGGGACGTTCTACGTCTGGGGCAACGTGTCCGGACTGCCCGCGCCGCTCAACGACGGCATGGGCTTCTTCCGCGCGGCGCTGGAGCACAAAATCATCACCGTGCCCGGCGAGTTCTTCGACGTGAACCCGGGCAAGCGCCGCGCCCGTCCCTCGCGCTTCCGCAGCTACGTGCGCCTGTCCTTCGGCCCGTCCATGGAGGTGCTGGAGAAGGCCCTCGGCCGGCTGGAGGCCATGGTGCTCCAGCACAGCCGCGTCTGA
- a CDS encoding MFS transporter, producing MRLPSSRLALLGVLYFVQGMPFGFQATALPVYLREQGVSLTTLGFVGVLALPWGLKALWAPLVDRYHSSRLGRRRSWILPMQAGLTLTCVAAGMLTSEGGSLHLLLGLILVMNLFAATQDIAVDGLAVDMLRPEELGLGNSVQVVGYKLGMLTGGGLLVWASKYLGWPGLFLSMAALCAVAFVVTLFAREVPPRESSAESASERTSERLSWAQWWEHIRTLVTGPGVGWLLLFIGTYKLGETMADVLYKPFLVDAGIPSWRIGQWVGTWGNVASIVGSIAGGVLAMRMPMLGALGLTASLRVFPLVGRWWLASHGVSDAGVIGVTLAEELVGGALTTVMFAFMMSRVDRSIGATHYTLLASIEVWGKAPAGPIAGWLADSTHGLGWGYAPVFLLGAALSVAFLVLLIPLRQQHAREVAVALTG from the coding sequence ATGAGACTGCCCTCCTCCCGGCTCGCGCTGCTCGGCGTCCTCTACTTCGTGCAGGGGATGCCGTTCGGCTTCCAGGCCACCGCGCTCCCCGTCTATCTGCGCGAGCAAGGGGTGTCTCTCACCACGCTGGGCTTCGTCGGTGTCCTCGCGCTGCCGTGGGGACTCAAGGCCCTGTGGGCGCCGCTGGTGGACCGCTACCACTCCTCGCGACTGGGACGCCGCCGCTCGTGGATTCTCCCGATGCAGGCGGGCCTGACGCTCACGTGTGTGGCCGCGGGGATGCTCACCTCGGAGGGAGGCTCGCTGCATCTGCTGTTGGGGCTCATCCTGGTGATGAACCTCTTCGCGGCGACGCAGGACATCGCGGTGGATGGGCTCGCGGTAGACATGCTGCGCCCGGAGGAGCTGGGGCTGGGCAACTCCGTGCAGGTGGTGGGCTACAAGCTGGGCATGCTCACCGGAGGGGGACTGCTGGTCTGGGCCAGCAAGTACCTGGGCTGGCCGGGCCTGTTCCTCTCCATGGCCGCGCTGTGCGCCGTCGCCTTCGTCGTCACGTTGTTCGCGCGGGAGGTGCCGCCGCGTGAGTCCTCCGCTGAGTCCGCTTCGGAGAGGACTTCGGAGAGGTTGAGCTGGGCACAGTGGTGGGAGCACATCCGGACGTTGGTGACGGGGCCTGGCGTTGGATGGCTGCTGCTCTTCATCGGCACGTACAAGCTGGGCGAGACGATGGCGGATGTCCTCTACAAGCCCTTCCTCGTCGACGCGGGCATCCCCTCGTGGCGCATCGGCCAGTGGGTGGGGACGTGGGGCAACGTGGCGTCCATCGTCGGCTCCATCGCCGGAGGGGTGCTCGCCATGCGGATGCCCATGCTGGGGGCGCTGGGGCTCACCGCATCGCTGCGCGTGTTCCCGCTGGTGGGACGGTGGTGGCTCGCGAGCCATGGCGTCAGTGATGCGGGTGTCATCGGCGTCACGCTCGCGGAGGAGCTGGTGGGCGGCGCGCTCACGACGGTGATGTTCGCGTTCATGATGTCGCGCGTGGACCGAAGCATCGGCGCGACACACTACACGCTGCTGGCCAGCATCGAGGTCTGGGGCAAGGCGCCCGCGGGCCCGATTGCGGGATGGCTCGCGGATTCGACACATGGGCTCGGGTGGGGCTACGCGCCGGTGTTCCTGCTGGGCGCCGCGCTGTCCGTGGCCTTCCTCGTGTTGTTGATTCCGTTGCGACAACAACACGCGCGCGAGGTGGCCGTCGCTCTCACAGGATGA
- a CDS encoding DNA-3-methyladenine glycosylase family protein, with translation MRPSMLRPVPSAPSLLPEAFTPEVRRTLARADPRLGALMKRVGDFRFALGPLHSPFAALAESIVYQQLHGKAAAAIFARVCERVGKGRRFTPQALLATAETELREAGLSANKLAALQDLARKSLDGTVPPLARVRKMEDAELIEHCTQVRGIGQWTVEMLLIFRLGRPDVLPVDDFGVRKGFMLTYGLPEMPRPKAVLEFGERWRPWRSVVSWYLWRATELPVEPAGD, from the coding sequence ATGCGGCCCTCCATGCTCCGCCCCGTGCCCTCTGCTCCGAGCCTTCTTCCCGAAGCCTTCACCCCCGAGGTCCGCCGCACGCTGGCACGCGCGGACCCGAGGCTGGGCGCGCTGATGAAGCGCGTGGGGGACTTCCGCTTCGCGCTGGGCCCGCTGCACAGCCCCTTCGCCGCGCTGGCGGAGTCCATCGTCTACCAGCAGCTGCACGGCAAGGCCGCCGCCGCCATCTTCGCGCGGGTCTGCGAGCGGGTGGGCAAGGGGCGGCGCTTCACTCCGCAGGCCCTGCTGGCGACCGCCGAGACGGAGCTGCGTGAAGCGGGCCTGTCCGCGAACAAGCTGGCCGCGCTCCAGGACCTGGCGCGCAAGTCGTTGGACGGCACGGTGCCGCCCCTGGCACGGGTGCGGAAGATGGAGGATGCGGAGCTCATCGAGCACTGCACGCAGGTGCGCGGCATTGGCCAGTGGACGGTGGAGATGCTGCTCATCTTCCGGCTGGGTCGGCCGGACGTGTTGCCGGTGGATGACTTCGGCGTGCGCAAGGGCTTCATGCTCACCTACGGGCTTCCCGAGATGCCGCGTCCCAAGGCGGTGTTGGAGTTCGGGGAGCGCTGGCGCCCCTGGCGCTCGGTGGTGAGCTGGTACCTGTGGCGCGCGACGGAGCTGCCGGTCGAACCCGCGGGCGACTGA